Proteins encoded by one window of Macaca mulatta isolate MMU2019108-1 chromosome 10, T2T-MMU8v2.0, whole genome shotgun sequence:
- the SEPTIN5 gene encoding septin-5 isoform X1 gives MCPVQASLPASPKRGGECGRGTPPGAPRVCGGWAPGRAGGVGSAPPSINRRCSAAAAAAAPAAGSRPGGASRPLALSGGDIDKQYVGFATLPNQVHRKSVKKGFDFTLMVAGESGLGKSTLVHSLFLTDLYKDRKLLSAEERISQTVEILKHTVDIEEKGVKLKLTIVDTPGFGDAVNNTECWKPITDYVDQQFEQYFRDESGLNRKNIQDNRVHCCLYFISPFGHGLRPVDVGFMKALHEKVNIVPLIAKADCLVPSEIRKLKERIREEIDKFGIHVYQFPECDSDEDEDFKQQDRELKESAPFAVIGSNTVVEAKGQRVRGRLYPWGIVEVENQAHCDFVKLRNMLIRTHMHDLKDVTCDVHYENYRAHCIQQMTSKLTQDSRMESPIPILPLPTPDAETEKLIRMKDEELRRMQEMLQRMKQQMQDQ, from the exons ATGTGCCCTGTGCAGGCCTCACTTCCCGCGTCCCCAAAACGGGGCGGAGAATGCGGCCGTGGGACCCCTCCAGGGGCCCCAAGGGTCTGCGGGGGCTGGGCGCCGGGGCGCGCGGGCGGGGTAGGCTCGGCGCCGCCGTCTATAAATAGGCGCTgctccgccgccgccgctgccgccgcccccGCGGCTGGATCCAGGCCAGGTGGGGCCTCCCGCCCCCTGGCACTCTCCGGAGGG GACATTGACAAGCAGTACGTGGGCTTCGCTACACTGCCCAACCAGGTGCACCGAAAGTCAGTGAAGAAAGGCTTTGACTTCACGCTCATGGTGGCTG GTGAGTCAGGACTGGGGAAGTCCACACTGGTCCACAGCCTCTTCCTGACAGACTTATACAAGGACCGGAAGCTGCTCAGTGCCGAGG AGCGCATCAGCCAGACGGTAGAGATTCTAAAGCACACGGTGGACATTGAGGAGAAGGGAGTCAAGCTGAAGCTCACCATCGTGGACACACCGGGATTCGGGGATGCCGTCAACAACACCGAGTG CTGGAAGCCCATCACTGACTATGTGGACCAGCAGTTTGAGCAGTACTTCCGCGACGAGAGCGGCCTCAACCGAAAGAACATCCAAGACAACCGAGTGCACTGCTGCCTGTACTTCATCTCCCCCTTCGGGCATGG GCTGCGGCCAGTGGATGTGGGTTTCATGAAGGCATTGCATGAGAAGGTTAACATCGTGCCTCTCATCGCCAAAGCTGACTGTCTTGTCCCCAGTGAGATCCGGAAACTGAAGGAGCGG ATCCGGGAGGAGATTGACAAGTTTGGGATCCATGTATACCAGTTCCCTGAGTGTGACTCGGATGAGGATGAGGACTTCAAGCAGCAGGACCGGGAACTGAAG gaGAGCGCGCCCTTTGCTGTTATAGGCAGCAACACGGTGGTGGAGGCCAAGGGGCAGCGTGTCCGGGGCCGCCTGTACCCCTGGGGGATCGTGGAGG TGGAGAACCAGGCGCACTGCGACTTCGTGAAGCTGCGCAACATGCTCATCCGCACGCACATGCACGACCTCAAGGACGTGACGTGCGACGTGCACTACGAGAACTACCGCGCGCACTGCATCCAGCAGATGACCAG CAAACTGACCCAGGACAGCCGCATGGAGAGCCCCATCCCGATCCTGCCGCTGCCCACCCCGGACGCCGAGACTGAGAAGCTTATCAGGATGAAGGATGAGGAA CTGAGGCGCATGCAGGAGATGCTGCAGAGGATGAAGCAGCAGATGCAGGACCAGTGA
- the SEPTIN5 gene encoding septin-5 isoform X15 — protein MVAGESGLGKSTLVHSLFLTDLYKDRKLLSAEERISQTVEILKHTVDIEEKGVKLKLTIVDTPGFGDAVNNTECWKPITDYVDQQFEQYFRDESGLNRKNIQDNRVHCCLYFISPFGHGLRPVDVGFMKALHEKVNIVPLIAKADCLVPSEIRKLKERIREEIDKFGIHVYQFPECDSDEDEDFKQQDRELKESAPFAVIGSNTVVEAKGQRVRGRLYPWGIVEVENQAHCDFVKLRNMLIRTHMHDLKDVTCDVHYENYRAHCIQQMTSKLTQDSRMESPIPILPLPTPDAETEKLIRMKDEELRRMQEMLQRMKQQMQDQ, from the exons ATGGTGGCTG GTGAGTCAGGACTGGGGAAGTCCACACTGGTCCACAGCCTCTTCCTGACAGACTTATACAAGGACCGGAAGCTGCTCAGTGCCGAGG AGCGCATCAGCCAGACGGTAGAGATTCTAAAGCACACGGTGGACATTGAGGAGAAGGGAGTCAAGCTGAAGCTCACCATCGTGGACACACCGGGATTCGGGGATGCCGTCAACAACACCGAGTG CTGGAAGCCCATCACTGACTATGTGGACCAGCAGTTTGAGCAGTACTTCCGCGACGAGAGCGGCCTCAACCGAAAGAACATCCAAGACAACCGAGTGCACTGCTGCCTGTACTTCATCTCCCCCTTCGGGCATGG GCTGCGGCCAGTGGATGTGGGTTTCATGAAGGCATTGCATGAGAAGGTTAACATCGTGCCTCTCATCGCCAAAGCTGACTGTCTTGTCCCCAGTGAGATCCGGAAACTGAAGGAGCGG ATCCGGGAGGAGATTGACAAGTTTGGGATCCATGTATACCAGTTCCCTGAGTGTGACTCGGATGAGGATGAGGACTTCAAGCAGCAGGACCGGGAACTGAAG gaGAGCGCGCCCTTTGCTGTTATAGGCAGCAACACGGTGGTGGAGGCCAAGGGGCAGCGTGTCCGGGGCCGCCTGTACCCCTGGGGGATCGTGGAGG TGGAGAACCAGGCGCACTGCGACTTCGTGAAGCTGCGCAACATGCTCATCCGCACGCACATGCACGACCTCAAGGACGTGACGTGCGACGTGCACTACGAGAACTACCGCGCGCACTGCATCCAGCAGATGACCAG CAAACTGACCCAGGACAGCCGCATGGAGAGCCCCATCCCGATCCTGCCGCTGCCCACCCCGGACGCCGAGACTGAGAAGCTTATCAGGATGAAGGATGAGGAA CTGAGGCGCATGCAGGAGATGCTGCAGAGGATGAAGCAGCAGATGCAGGACCAGTGA
- the SEPTIN5 gene encoding septin-5 isoform X3 — protein MSTGLRYKSKLATPGEPSDIDKQYVGFATLPNQVHRKSVKKGFDFTLMVAGESGLGKSTLVHSLFLTDLYKDRKLLSAEERISQTVEILKHTVDIEEKGVKLKLTIVDTPGFGDAVNNTECWKPITDYVDQQFEQYFRDESGLNRKNIQDNRVHCCLYFISPFGHGLRPVDVGFMKALHEKVNIVPLIAKADCLVPSEIRKLKERIREEIDKFGIHVYQFPECDSDEDEDFKQQDRELKVNMQTAGAGRWSPSPSFPQESAPFAVIGSNTVVEAKGQRVRGRLYPWGIVEVENQAHCDFVKLRNMLIRTHMHDLKDVTCDVHYENYRAHCIQQMTSKLTQDSRMESPIPILPLPTPDAETEKLIRMKDEELRRMQEMLQRMKQQMQDQ, from the exons ATGAGCACAGGCCTTCGGTACAAGAGCAAGCTGGCGACCCCAGGTGAGCCCAGC GACATTGACAAGCAGTACGTGGGCTTCGCTACACTGCCCAACCAGGTGCACCGAAAGTCAGTGAAGAAAGGCTTTGACTTCACGCTCATGGTGGCTG GTGAGTCAGGACTGGGGAAGTCCACACTGGTCCACAGCCTCTTCCTGACAGACTTATACAAGGACCGGAAGCTGCTCAGTGCCGAGG AGCGCATCAGCCAGACGGTAGAGATTCTAAAGCACACGGTGGACATTGAGGAGAAGGGAGTCAAGCTGAAGCTCACCATCGTGGACACACCGGGATTCGGGGATGCCGTCAACAACACCGAGTG CTGGAAGCCCATCACTGACTATGTGGACCAGCAGTTTGAGCAGTACTTCCGCGACGAGAGCGGCCTCAACCGAAAGAACATCCAAGACAACCGAGTGCACTGCTGCCTGTACTTCATCTCCCCCTTCGGGCATGG GCTGCGGCCAGTGGATGTGGGTTTCATGAAGGCATTGCATGAGAAGGTTAACATCGTGCCTCTCATCGCCAAAGCTGACTGTCTTGTCCCCAGTGAGATCCGGAAACTGAAGGAGCGG ATCCGGGAGGAGATTGACAAGTTTGGGATCCATGTATACCAGTTCCCTGAGTGTGACTCGGATGAGGATGAGGACTTCAAGCAGCAGGACCGGGAACTGAAGGTGAACATGCAGACTGCTGGGGCAGGGCGATGGAG cccttctccctccttcccccaggaGAGCGCGCCCTTTGCTGTTATAGGCAGCAACACGGTGGTGGAGGCCAAGGGGCAGCGTGTCCGGGGCCGCCTGTACCCCTGGGGGATCGTGGAGG TGGAGAACCAGGCGCACTGCGACTTCGTGAAGCTGCGCAACATGCTCATCCGCACGCACATGCACGACCTCAAGGACGTGACGTGCGACGTGCACTACGAGAACTACCGCGCGCACTGCATCCAGCAGATGACCAG CAAACTGACCCAGGACAGCCGCATGGAGAGCCCCATCCCGATCCTGCCGCTGCCCACCCCGGACGCCGAGACTGAGAAGCTTATCAGGATGAAGGATGAGGAA CTGAGGCGCATGCAGGAGATGCTGCAGAGGATGAAGCAGCAGATGCAGGACCAGTGA
- the SEPTIN5 gene encoding septin-5 isoform X6, translating to MDSLAAPQDRLVEQLLSPRTQAQRRLKDIDKQYVGFATLPNQVHRKSVKKGFDFTLMVAGESGLGKSTLVHSLFLTDLYKDRKLLSAEERISQTVEILKHTVDIEEKGVKLKLTIVDTPGFGDAVNNTECWKPITDYVDQQFEQYFRDESGLNRKNIQDNRVHCCLYFISPFGHGLRPVDVGFMKALHEKVNIVPLIAKADCLVPSEIRKLKERIREEIDKFGIHVYQFPECDSDEDEDFKQQDRELKESAPFAVIGSNTVVEAKGQRVRGRLYPWGIVEVENQAHCDFVKLRNMLIRTHMHDLKDVTCDVHYENYRAHCIQQMTSKLTQDSRMESPIPILPLPTPDAETEKLIRMKDEELRRMQEMLQRMKQQMQDQ from the exons ATGGACTCGCTGGCAGCGCCCCAGGACCGCCTGGTGGAGCAGCTGCTGTCGCCGCGGACCCAGGCCCAGAGGCGGCTCAAG GACATTGACAAGCAGTACGTGGGCTTCGCTACACTGCCCAACCAGGTGCACCGAAAGTCAGTGAAGAAAGGCTTTGACTTCACGCTCATGGTGGCTG GTGAGTCAGGACTGGGGAAGTCCACACTGGTCCACAGCCTCTTCCTGACAGACTTATACAAGGACCGGAAGCTGCTCAGTGCCGAGG AGCGCATCAGCCAGACGGTAGAGATTCTAAAGCACACGGTGGACATTGAGGAGAAGGGAGTCAAGCTGAAGCTCACCATCGTGGACACACCGGGATTCGGGGATGCCGTCAACAACACCGAGTG CTGGAAGCCCATCACTGACTATGTGGACCAGCAGTTTGAGCAGTACTTCCGCGACGAGAGCGGCCTCAACCGAAAGAACATCCAAGACAACCGAGTGCACTGCTGCCTGTACTTCATCTCCCCCTTCGGGCATGG GCTGCGGCCAGTGGATGTGGGTTTCATGAAGGCATTGCATGAGAAGGTTAACATCGTGCCTCTCATCGCCAAAGCTGACTGTCTTGTCCCCAGTGAGATCCGGAAACTGAAGGAGCGG ATCCGGGAGGAGATTGACAAGTTTGGGATCCATGTATACCAGTTCCCTGAGTGTGACTCGGATGAGGATGAGGACTTCAAGCAGCAGGACCGGGAACTGAAG gaGAGCGCGCCCTTTGCTGTTATAGGCAGCAACACGGTGGTGGAGGCCAAGGGGCAGCGTGTCCGGGGCCGCCTGTACCCCTGGGGGATCGTGGAGG TGGAGAACCAGGCGCACTGCGACTTCGTGAAGCTGCGCAACATGCTCATCCGCACGCACATGCACGACCTCAAGGACGTGACGTGCGACGTGCACTACGAGAACTACCGCGCGCACTGCATCCAGCAGATGACCAG CAAACTGACCCAGGACAGCCGCATGGAGAGCCCCATCCCGATCCTGCCGCTGCCCACCCCGGACGCCGAGACTGAGAAGCTTATCAGGATGAAGGATGAGGAA CTGAGGCGCATGCAGGAGATGCTGCAGAGGATGAAGCAGCAGATGCAGGACCAGTGA
- the SEPTIN5 gene encoding septin-5 isoform X2 — translation MDSLAAPQDRLVEQLLSPRTQAQRRLKDIDKQYVGFATLPNQVHRKSVKKGFDFTLMVAGESGLGKSTLVHSLFLTDLYKDRKLLSAEERISQTVEILKHTVDIEEKGVKLKLTIVDTPGFGDAVNNTECWKPITDYVDQQFEQYFRDESGLNRKNIQDNRVHCCLYFISPFGHGLRPVDVGFMKALHEKVNIVPLIAKADCLVPSEIRKLKERIREEIDKFGIHVYQFPECDSDEDEDFKQQDRELKVNMQTAGAGRWSPSPSFPQESAPFAVIGSNTVVEAKGQRVRGRLYPWGIVEVENQAHCDFVKLRNMLIRTHMHDLKDVTCDVHYENYRAHCIQQMTSKLTQDSRMESPIPILPLPTPDAETEKLIRMKDEELRRMQEMLQRMKQQMQDQ, via the exons ATGGACTCGCTGGCAGCGCCCCAGGACCGCCTGGTGGAGCAGCTGCTGTCGCCGCGGACCCAGGCCCAGAGGCGGCTCAAG GACATTGACAAGCAGTACGTGGGCTTCGCTACACTGCCCAACCAGGTGCACCGAAAGTCAGTGAAGAAAGGCTTTGACTTCACGCTCATGGTGGCTG GTGAGTCAGGACTGGGGAAGTCCACACTGGTCCACAGCCTCTTCCTGACAGACTTATACAAGGACCGGAAGCTGCTCAGTGCCGAGG AGCGCATCAGCCAGACGGTAGAGATTCTAAAGCACACGGTGGACATTGAGGAGAAGGGAGTCAAGCTGAAGCTCACCATCGTGGACACACCGGGATTCGGGGATGCCGTCAACAACACCGAGTG CTGGAAGCCCATCACTGACTATGTGGACCAGCAGTTTGAGCAGTACTTCCGCGACGAGAGCGGCCTCAACCGAAAGAACATCCAAGACAACCGAGTGCACTGCTGCCTGTACTTCATCTCCCCCTTCGGGCATGG GCTGCGGCCAGTGGATGTGGGTTTCATGAAGGCATTGCATGAGAAGGTTAACATCGTGCCTCTCATCGCCAAAGCTGACTGTCTTGTCCCCAGTGAGATCCGGAAACTGAAGGAGCGG ATCCGGGAGGAGATTGACAAGTTTGGGATCCATGTATACCAGTTCCCTGAGTGTGACTCGGATGAGGATGAGGACTTCAAGCAGCAGGACCGGGAACTGAAGGTGAACATGCAGACTGCTGGGGCAGGGCGATGGAG cccttctccctccttcccccaggaGAGCGCGCCCTTTGCTGTTATAGGCAGCAACACGGTGGTGGAGGCCAAGGGGCAGCGTGTCCGGGGCCGCCTGTACCCCTGGGGGATCGTGGAGG TGGAGAACCAGGCGCACTGCGACTTCGTGAAGCTGCGCAACATGCTCATCCGCACGCACATGCACGACCTCAAGGACGTGACGTGCGACGTGCACTACGAGAACTACCGCGCGCACTGCATCCAGCAGATGACCAG CAAACTGACCCAGGACAGCCGCATGGAGAGCCCCATCCCGATCCTGCCGCTGCCCACCCCGGACGCCGAGACTGAGAAGCTTATCAGGATGAAGGATGAGGAA CTGAGGCGCATGCAGGAGATGCTGCAGAGGATGAAGCAGCAGATGCAGGACCAGTGA
- the SEPTIN5 gene encoding septin-5 isoform X8, translating to MSTGLRYKSKLATPGEPSDIDKQYVGFATLPNQVHRKSVKKGFDFTLMVAGESGLGKSTLVHSLFLTDLYKDRKLLSAEERISQTVEILKHTVDIEEKGVKLKLTIVDTPGFGDAVNNTECWKPITDYVDQQFEQYFRDESGLNRKNIQDNRVHCCLYFISPFGHGLRPVDVGFMKALHEKVNIVPLIAKADCLVPSEIRKLKERIREEIDKFGIHVYQFPECDSDEDEDFKQQDRELKESAPFAVIGSNTVVEAKGQRVRGRLYPWGIVEVENQAHCDFVKLRNMLIRTHMHDLKDVTCDVHYENYRAHCIQQMTSKLTQDSRMESPIPILPLPTPDAETEKLIRMKDEELRRMQEMLQRMKQQMQDQ from the exons ATGAGCACAGGCCTTCGGTACAAGAGCAAGCTGGCGACCCCAGGTGAGCCCAGC GACATTGACAAGCAGTACGTGGGCTTCGCTACACTGCCCAACCAGGTGCACCGAAAGTCAGTGAAGAAAGGCTTTGACTTCACGCTCATGGTGGCTG GTGAGTCAGGACTGGGGAAGTCCACACTGGTCCACAGCCTCTTCCTGACAGACTTATACAAGGACCGGAAGCTGCTCAGTGCCGAGG AGCGCATCAGCCAGACGGTAGAGATTCTAAAGCACACGGTGGACATTGAGGAGAAGGGAGTCAAGCTGAAGCTCACCATCGTGGACACACCGGGATTCGGGGATGCCGTCAACAACACCGAGTG CTGGAAGCCCATCACTGACTATGTGGACCAGCAGTTTGAGCAGTACTTCCGCGACGAGAGCGGCCTCAACCGAAAGAACATCCAAGACAACCGAGTGCACTGCTGCCTGTACTTCATCTCCCCCTTCGGGCATGG GCTGCGGCCAGTGGATGTGGGTTTCATGAAGGCATTGCATGAGAAGGTTAACATCGTGCCTCTCATCGCCAAAGCTGACTGTCTTGTCCCCAGTGAGATCCGGAAACTGAAGGAGCGG ATCCGGGAGGAGATTGACAAGTTTGGGATCCATGTATACCAGTTCCCTGAGTGTGACTCGGATGAGGATGAGGACTTCAAGCAGCAGGACCGGGAACTGAAG gaGAGCGCGCCCTTTGCTGTTATAGGCAGCAACACGGTGGTGGAGGCCAAGGGGCAGCGTGTCCGGGGCCGCCTGTACCCCTGGGGGATCGTGGAGG TGGAGAACCAGGCGCACTGCGACTTCGTGAAGCTGCGCAACATGCTCATCCGCACGCACATGCACGACCTCAAGGACGTGACGTGCGACGTGCACTACGAGAACTACCGCGCGCACTGCATCCAGCAGATGACCAG CAAACTGACCCAGGACAGCCGCATGGAGAGCCCCATCCCGATCCTGCCGCTGCCCACCCCGGACGCCGAGACTGAGAAGCTTATCAGGATGAAGGATGAGGAA CTGAGGCGCATGCAGGAGATGCTGCAGAGGATGAAGCAGCAGATGCAGGACCAGTGA
- the SEPTIN5 gene encoding septin-5 isoform X4 yields MSTGLRYKSKLATPEDKQDIDKQYVGFATLPNQVHRKSVKKGFDFTLMVAGESGLGKSTLVHSLFLTDLYKDRKLLSAEERISQTVEILKHTVDIEEKGVKLKLTIVDTPGFGDAVNNTECWKPITDYVDQQFEQYFRDESGLNRKNIQDNRVHCCLYFISPFGHGLRPVDVGFMKALHEKVNIVPLIAKADCLVPSEIRKLKERIREEIDKFGIHVYQFPECDSDEDEDFKQQDRELKVNMQTAGAGRWSPSPSFPQESAPFAVIGSNTVVEAKGQRVRGRLYPWGIVEVENQAHCDFVKLRNMLIRTHMHDLKDVTCDVHYENYRAHCIQQMTSKLTQDSRMESPIPILPLPTPDAETEKLIRMKDEELRRMQEMLQRMKQQMQDQ; encoded by the exons ATGAGCACAGGCCTTCGGTACAAGAGCAAGCTGGCGACCCCAG AGGACAAGCAG GACATTGACAAGCAGTACGTGGGCTTCGCTACACTGCCCAACCAGGTGCACCGAAAGTCAGTGAAGAAAGGCTTTGACTTCACGCTCATGGTGGCTG GTGAGTCAGGACTGGGGAAGTCCACACTGGTCCACAGCCTCTTCCTGACAGACTTATACAAGGACCGGAAGCTGCTCAGTGCCGAGG AGCGCATCAGCCAGACGGTAGAGATTCTAAAGCACACGGTGGACATTGAGGAGAAGGGAGTCAAGCTGAAGCTCACCATCGTGGACACACCGGGATTCGGGGATGCCGTCAACAACACCGAGTG CTGGAAGCCCATCACTGACTATGTGGACCAGCAGTTTGAGCAGTACTTCCGCGACGAGAGCGGCCTCAACCGAAAGAACATCCAAGACAACCGAGTGCACTGCTGCCTGTACTTCATCTCCCCCTTCGGGCATGG GCTGCGGCCAGTGGATGTGGGTTTCATGAAGGCATTGCATGAGAAGGTTAACATCGTGCCTCTCATCGCCAAAGCTGACTGTCTTGTCCCCAGTGAGATCCGGAAACTGAAGGAGCGG ATCCGGGAGGAGATTGACAAGTTTGGGATCCATGTATACCAGTTCCCTGAGTGTGACTCGGATGAGGATGAGGACTTCAAGCAGCAGGACCGGGAACTGAAGGTGAACATGCAGACTGCTGGGGCAGGGCGATGGAG cccttctccctccttcccccaggaGAGCGCGCCCTTTGCTGTTATAGGCAGCAACACGGTGGTGGAGGCCAAGGGGCAGCGTGTCCGGGGCCGCCTGTACCCCTGGGGGATCGTGGAGG TGGAGAACCAGGCGCACTGCGACTTCGTGAAGCTGCGCAACATGCTCATCCGCACGCACATGCACGACCTCAAGGACGTGACGTGCGACGTGCACTACGAGAACTACCGCGCGCACTGCATCCAGCAGATGACCAG CAAACTGACCCAGGACAGCCGCATGGAGAGCCCCATCCCGATCCTGCCGCTGCCCACCCCGGACGCCGAGACTGAGAAGCTTATCAGGATGAAGGATGAGGAA CTGAGGCGCATGCAGGAGATGCTGCAGAGGATGAAGCAGCAGATGCAGGACCAGTGA
- the SEPTIN5 gene encoding septin-5 isoform X11: MDSLAAPQDRLVEQLLSPRTQAQRRLKDIDKQYVGFATLPNQVHRKSVKKGFDFTLMVAGESGLGKSTLVHSLFLTDLYKDRKLLSAEERISQTVEILKHTVDIEEKGVKLKLTIVDTPGFGDAVNNTECWKPITDYVDQQFEQYFRDESGLNRKNIQDNRVHCCLYFISPFGHGLRPVDVGFMKALHEKVNIVPLIAKADCLVPSEIRKLKERIREEIDKFGIHVYQFPECDSDEDEDFKQQDRELKESAPFAVIGSNTVVEAKGQRVRGRLYPWGIVEGALRLREAAQHAHPHAHARPQGRDVRRALRELPRALHPADDQQTDPGQPHGEPHPDPAAAHPGRRD; this comes from the exons ATGGACTCGCTGGCAGCGCCCCAGGACCGCCTGGTGGAGCAGCTGCTGTCGCCGCGGACCCAGGCCCAGAGGCGGCTCAAG GACATTGACAAGCAGTACGTGGGCTTCGCTACACTGCCCAACCAGGTGCACCGAAAGTCAGTGAAGAAAGGCTTTGACTTCACGCTCATGGTGGCTG GTGAGTCAGGACTGGGGAAGTCCACACTGGTCCACAGCCTCTTCCTGACAGACTTATACAAGGACCGGAAGCTGCTCAGTGCCGAGG AGCGCATCAGCCAGACGGTAGAGATTCTAAAGCACACGGTGGACATTGAGGAGAAGGGAGTCAAGCTGAAGCTCACCATCGTGGACACACCGGGATTCGGGGATGCCGTCAACAACACCGAGTG CTGGAAGCCCATCACTGACTATGTGGACCAGCAGTTTGAGCAGTACTTCCGCGACGAGAGCGGCCTCAACCGAAAGAACATCCAAGACAACCGAGTGCACTGCTGCCTGTACTTCATCTCCCCCTTCGGGCATGG GCTGCGGCCAGTGGATGTGGGTTTCATGAAGGCATTGCATGAGAAGGTTAACATCGTGCCTCTCATCGCCAAAGCTGACTGTCTTGTCCCCAGTGAGATCCGGAAACTGAAGGAGCGG ATCCGGGAGGAGATTGACAAGTTTGGGATCCATGTATACCAGTTCCCTGAGTGTGACTCGGATGAGGATGAGGACTTCAAGCAGCAGGACCGGGAACTGAAG gaGAGCGCGCCCTTTGCTGTTATAGGCAGCAACACGGTGGTGGAGGCCAAGGGGCAGCGTGTCCGGGGCCGCCTGTACCCCTGGGGGATCGTGGAGG GCGCACTGCGACTTCGTGAAGCTGCGCAACATGCTCATCCGCACGCACATGCACGACCTCAAGGACGTGACGTGCGACGTGCACTACGAGAACTACCGCGCGCACTGCATCCAGCAGATGACCAG CAAACTGACCCAGGACAGCCGCATGGAGAGCCCCATCCCGATCCTGCCGCTGCCCACCCCGGACGCCGAGACTGA
- the SEPTIN5 gene encoding septin-5 isoform X9 yields the protein MSTGLRYKSKLATPEDKQDIDKQYVGFATLPNQVHRKSVKKGFDFTLMVAGESGLGKSTLVHSLFLTDLYKDRKLLSAEERISQTVEILKHTVDIEEKGVKLKLTIVDTPGFGDAVNNTECWKPITDYVDQQFEQYFRDESGLNRKNIQDNRVHCCLYFISPFGHGLRPVDVGFMKALHEKVNIVPLIAKADCLVPSEIRKLKERIREEIDKFGIHVYQFPECDSDEDEDFKQQDRELKESAPFAVIGSNTVVEAKGQRVRGRLYPWGIVEVENQAHCDFVKLRNMLIRTHMHDLKDVTCDVHYENYRAHCIQQMTSKLTQDSRMESPIPILPLPTPDAETEKLIRMKDEELRRMQEMLQRMKQQMQDQ from the exons ATGAGCACAGGCCTTCGGTACAAGAGCAAGCTGGCGACCCCAG AGGACAAGCAG GACATTGACAAGCAGTACGTGGGCTTCGCTACACTGCCCAACCAGGTGCACCGAAAGTCAGTGAAGAAAGGCTTTGACTTCACGCTCATGGTGGCTG GTGAGTCAGGACTGGGGAAGTCCACACTGGTCCACAGCCTCTTCCTGACAGACTTATACAAGGACCGGAAGCTGCTCAGTGCCGAGG AGCGCATCAGCCAGACGGTAGAGATTCTAAAGCACACGGTGGACATTGAGGAGAAGGGAGTCAAGCTGAAGCTCACCATCGTGGACACACCGGGATTCGGGGATGCCGTCAACAACACCGAGTG CTGGAAGCCCATCACTGACTATGTGGACCAGCAGTTTGAGCAGTACTTCCGCGACGAGAGCGGCCTCAACCGAAAGAACATCCAAGACAACCGAGTGCACTGCTGCCTGTACTTCATCTCCCCCTTCGGGCATGG GCTGCGGCCAGTGGATGTGGGTTTCATGAAGGCATTGCATGAGAAGGTTAACATCGTGCCTCTCATCGCCAAAGCTGACTGTCTTGTCCCCAGTGAGATCCGGAAACTGAAGGAGCGG ATCCGGGAGGAGATTGACAAGTTTGGGATCCATGTATACCAGTTCCCTGAGTGTGACTCGGATGAGGATGAGGACTTCAAGCAGCAGGACCGGGAACTGAAG gaGAGCGCGCCCTTTGCTGTTATAGGCAGCAACACGGTGGTGGAGGCCAAGGGGCAGCGTGTCCGGGGCCGCCTGTACCCCTGGGGGATCGTGGAGG TGGAGAACCAGGCGCACTGCGACTTCGTGAAGCTGCGCAACATGCTCATCCGCACGCACATGCACGACCTCAAGGACGTGACGTGCGACGTGCACTACGAGAACTACCGCGCGCACTGCATCCAGCAGATGACCAG CAAACTGACCCAGGACAGCCGCATGGAGAGCCCCATCCCGATCCTGCCGCTGCCCACCCCGGACGCCGAGACTGAGAAGCTTATCAGGATGAAGGATGAGGAA CTGAGGCGCATGCAGGAGATGCTGCAGAGGATGAAGCAGCAGATGCAGGACCAGTGA